The following are encoded in a window of Castanea sativa cultivar Marrone di Chiusa Pesio chromosome 5, ASM4071231v1 genomic DNA:
- the LOC142636758 gene encoding uncharacterized protein LOC142636758 — translation MASKTLVRTGASLVNRFLSNPFLRQSPNPNSNQRIVSQGLDIAPKLFPSLSKFENSLHLPQYQNDAESIRKVASEGFVYPSGLPSLSFYLPEGDVSSSNEPMILFPKRTFQPSTIRRKRNHGFFARKATKGGRKVIARRIAKGRFRITA, via the exons ATGGCGTCAAAAACCCTAGTCCGAACTGGAGCGTCGCTGGTGAACCGGTTTTTGTCGAACCCGTTTCTTCGGCAGAGTCCGAACCCGAATTCGAATCAGCGGATCGTGTCTCAGGGCCTCGATATCGCTCCGAAGCTATTCCCGTCGCTCTCCAAGTTCGAAAACTCACTCCACTTGCCTCAGTACCAAAACGACGCCGAATCGATCCGAAAGGTCGCCTCCGAAGGCTTCGTATACCCCTCTGGCCTCCCTTCTCTCAGCTTCTACTTGCCAgaag GAGATGTTTCTTCTTCAAACGAGCCAATGATTTTATTTCCTAAACGGACTTTCCAACCTAGCACTATCCGGCGTAAGAGGAACCATGGATTCTTTGCTCG CAAGGCAACCAAGGGTGGGAGGAAGGTCATTGCTCGAAGAATAGCAAAGGGCCGGTTTAGAATTACAGCTTAG
- the LOC142637438 gene encoding LOW QUALITY PROTEIN: transcription factor MYB92 (The sequence of the model RefSeq protein was modified relative to this genomic sequence to represent the inferred CDS: deleted 1 base in 1 codon) codes for MGHHSCCNKQKVKRGLWSPEEDEKLINYISNYGHGCWSSVPKLAGLQRCGKSCRLRWINYLRPDLKRGSFSPQEAALIIELHGILGNKWAQIAKHLPGRTDNEVKNFWNSSIKKKLISHDVPTIATYPDMHYNGNSEEGFFSLNANPNWILSSQQDQLYLPTPTPMLQGFDHGDLKLEQTNYGANLVQFPPPMAPPSNSSSYDPLWSLGYQPYGQFDPNQEHQNFSTSGATQHYIGDKLIGPSISAPHYDEDPLTSMIPKPCDEIISGNCCCMPYSCASQDHDPLARLPYFPAGCNYQNDTQVPNNHMEYMDAIMSSSLSTSSYSSASSLSPLSSGQLSQTPIFIQAGRLRHATLLEFGSVYLLLDL; via the exons TGTAACAAGCAGAAGGTGAAGAGAGGACTATGGTCACCAGAGGAAGATGAGAAACTCATCAACTACATTTCAAACTATGGCCATGGTTGCTGGAGCTCTGTCCCAAAACTTGCTG GCCTGCAGAGATGTGGAAAGAGCTGCAGACTAAGATGGATAAATTATCTCAGACCTGACTTAAAACGTGGGAGCTTCTCTCCCCAAGAAGCAGCCCTCATCATTGAACTTCATGGCATTCTAGGAAACAA gTGGGCTCAAATAGCCAAGCACCTACCAGGGAGAACCGATAATGAGGTTAAGAACTTTTGGAATTCAAGCATAAAGAAGAAGCTGATTTCTCATGATGTTCCTACCATAGCCACCTATCCTGATATGCACTACAATGGTAACTCCGAGGAaggttttttctctctaaatgcaAACCCTAATTGGATCCTAAGCTCTCAACAAGACCAGCTATACCTTCCCACTCCAACCCCAATGTTGCAAGGCTTTGATCATGGTGATCTTAAATTAGAGCAAACCAATTATGGTGCCAATTTGGTTCAATTTCCACCCCCAATGGCACCACCATcaaattcttcttcttatgACCCACTATGGTCATTAGGCTATCAACCTTATGGACAATTTGATCCTAATCAAGAACATCAAAATTTCAGCACTAGTGGAGCAACACAACATTATATTGGTGATAAACTTATTGGTCCAAGTATCTCGGCACCACATTATGATGAGGATCCATTAACATCCATGATTCCAAAACCTTGTGATGAGATTATCAGTGGTAATTGTTGTTGCATGCCTTACTCATGTGCTTCACAAGACCATGACCCACTTGCTAGACTCCCATATTTTCCAGCTggttgtaattatcaaaatgatACACAAGTGCCCAACAATCATATGGAGTACATGGATGCCATCAtgtcatcatcattatcaaCATCATCATATTCATCAGCTTCATCATTGTCACCATTATCAAGCGGCCAA TTGTCACAAACTCCAATCTTCATTCAAGCTGGGAGACTTAGACATGCTACTCTGTTGGAGTTTGGTTCTGTCTATTTATTGTTGGACCTATAA